A stretch of DNA from Rattus rattus isolate New Zealand chromosome 1, Rrattus_CSIRO_v1, whole genome shotgun sequence:
GTCCTGCTCTAGAGGGTTCACCAAACACAGGAAGACCAAATAGATGCCTGAAGGCCTATGCTATTGTTCCAAATACTGCCCATCAGCACCCCAAATCTCACAGGCCCACCCAGAGGTGCTCACATGGTGAAGCAGGAGCAGCATCTCCACCTCTGCCAGGCGCCGCCCCAGGCACTGGCGCACCCCAAAGCCGAAGCCCAGATGCTGGAAACTCCTTTTTCTCTCCAGCCAGCGCTGAGGCATGTAGCGCTCAGGCCTTGGGAACACGGCAGGGTTTCGGCCCATGGAGTACAGATAAAGTAGGACCAACGTCTGTGGGCAGATGCCAAGGGTAAGGTCAGCTGCTTCTTTGAGGTAATAGAGGGAAGGGCAATGGTGAGGGCATGAAGATCACTCACCCCAGCAGGGACATGATAGTTCTGAAGCACCAGGTCTGAGTCTACGATTCTATCCAAACAGCTACCAACAGGGTAGAGCCTGGAGATGAAGGAGCAGCAGCAAAGGCCTCAGAAATGAGGGCTTCTCCTGTCCACATCTGCACCTTCCTCCCGCAGATCCTCCGGGGGTGTGGCTCAGACCTCTGTGGAGCTCAGTCAACCTCCAGTGAAACAACGGCACCAaccacaggaaggagaggagagaacaaggcagtcttctgcccCAGATATAGAGAATATTGGAcagcagggaaggaagggcagtCAGCACCTACCTCAAGGTCTCTTTAAGGGCAGCCCTCAGCAAGGGCAGGTCTGACATGGCCTTCTGGGGATTAGCAGCGATGCTGGCCTCAGCTGCTAGGCTCTCCTGCCGCAGGGCCTGCTGAACATCTGGGTTCCGAGCCAGCTCAAAAAGGGTCATTACCAAGGAAGTTCCTgtctgcaggaggcagagagcaatcTCAGACAGCCTCCCAAAGGGCATTGCTACTACAAAGATGACCTCCCCTGAGGAAAGAGCATGGACATACCAAAGTGGGACTCTGACCCACTCTAATACTCACCTGAACTCCTTGCCCTACATCCTGAGGGAAGAAACCCCTCACATGGTATTCCCCACCAACACCTCAGCAACTTCAGAATTTTGGTGATTTAGACCTGATCTGGTGCCCATTAAGAGGGACTTGGCCTTCCACATGCCCCTTGGAATTACCCTTATGGTCCATATCTCTAATTGGTCACAACATTTCACATTGACCCCTCCTGACCAGTGTAAGCCCTGAGCCTCTAGATCCACAAAACAGTCTCtgagagcgctctctctctctctctctctctctctctctctctctctctctctctctctctctctctctctcgtcaccAGTAGGTTTCTATGCTGTACACTGAACATATCAACCTGGGTTTATGCTGCCTGATTGGCATTGGACATGGTACACGGCCCTTCCTTATGAGGCCCAGATTCTTGTTGGCCTCATCTGGCCGTGGTCCCTGCTTCAGGTAGCTTGCTGCCCTGGAGTGTAGGCATACAATTCTGACTTGTCAGACTCCCTTTCATGGGCTCTCTGTTCCCTTTTTGCACTGTTcccatgcctctggcttctcATTCCCAAGGCCTTATGCTAGTCTTCATCCTCTCTCAAGTTCTACTCCATGGTAGGAGCACAGTCACTTCTGtccttattctttcttctctagAACTTGAGGCCTCTGTTCCTAATCAAAAAGCTTAGCACAGCATAGATCCATTGACAGGCAGGAAAACTGACCTGGGCCCACGTTCCTCACTAAATTGCACTGCCATATTCTCCCTTCTGCTCCAGTGGGTACCCTGAGTGCTTATCACTCCTTTGGCTTTGTCTTTCCTTTCATCGGCCTCGAGTACACTGACCTGGAGGCCTGCTCTACAGTCCAATAGAGAGGACCCTGAGCCTTCCTGGCCCACAGCATGCTCATGTATTGGGGGACATGAGGGGTAAGCTGCTGCCTGTCTAAGCTAACTTGTGCCTGGAATTGGATATGCAGGCCTTGCCTACGCACTATCTAGTCAGGTCACCCTTTCCCTCTGCTCAGACATTTTACTAGGTtcacagcaaacaaacacaatAGAGGAATCATATTGGATGGTCCTGGGGAGGGAGGAACTGTGAGTGACTGTGCTTTGGGGAACACTCTGGGGTGTCATTGTAGGATTCATGCACCCTGGGATCCTGACCGTGTCAACACTTCCAACAATAAGTTCCATTGCGTTGGCATGGATGGCATCCATTGACAGAGTACTCTGTGCTACCATCTCTGACATGACACTCCAGGACTGTTGGCGACCCTCTGCCAGTTCTCGATACACATTCTTGATAGATTTTGTGACTGCGGAAGAGGAAACGTGGAGTCATAATCCTGGGATAAACCTCTGCTTCATCCCCCAGATGTTGTACCCCAGAACCTCAGTCTTCCTGGTGCTGTTCGACCATTGCTGGGTTAGGCGATCCTACAGTCACAGTGGAACCACACGAAGGGTTCCTGACTCCCTttgtctctaattcctccaagagCAGCCACAGCACTTGAAGTTAGTGAACGGGGTATCAGGGGACCATCGTCCACTGCCTGTGGCTGAGCTCAAGGCAGGGGTCCTTACCATACTCAGAGATGATATCCCAGGACTCAAAGTGTCCTTTCCACACCCCGGTGCTTGTCCAACGAGTCAAGCTCTTGGGTAAGAACATGAGCTGTGTGGTGGACTTGAACATTGAGTCCAGAGCATGAGTGAACTTCAGGTGCTCAGGGTTCAGGTCATGGCCTGTGAGGCCCAGACGCTCTCCGAAAATAACAAAATGGTTGGCTGCAGGGAGAATATTTTCAATGAACCAAGGCAGTCACTTCTCTCAatgttttttcctccttcctggccTCTGCCGTCCCTGCCTCTCTCAAGCCTTCCCCACACATACCTTTCATGGTATAGTTGAACATATTGGACTGAATGTCTATAGACATGCTTCCATGAACATTCTCCAGCATTCTCTTCTTCAGGTTTTCCACAAAGTCCCTTGCTACCACATCCACCAAGGGGACAAAATATTGAATGGCTTTTGGTGACAGCATATTTGGATTCAGCTGCAGTCGGGTGAAGCGCCAGTCTGCCCCATTTCTGCAGAACACAGAGCAGAGCTACAGACACCTCCATGGGAAGACCTGGCCCCAAGCCTATGTCCATCTCCTTGACTCTcagagaaatccaggaaaagaAGTGTTGGGCTCAGAGGCAGGCTCTGCAGGTCCTGACCCCACTCCTTTCTCCCAAAGCAGCCTCCCTGTGTTGGGGCAGAGGTCACTAAGTCTGAAGTGGATTAGCACATCCATACCAAGGGAGAAAAGAGACTGTGCTGTAGAGCTCTGCCTAACTGGCCTACACCACCACCCTACAGAAGAGAAGCCTAGCTGAGCTCACTGGCCCTGTCATGATGTAGTGTGGGGTCTCTGAAACGTCAGCATTGCCTGTCTCAGCTAAGGGATCCCATCTTCCCTGGGGCAGAATCAGCAGAGGACCACTAAGAACATCCACAAAATGAGGTCCAGGCTGCTGGGCTCCCATGAAGATTCTCCAGTAAACAGCGGGCAGGAGTTTGCACACTGAACCCCACAAGCAGGAAGCATGTCCTTTTGTGTGCTAAATCCTGCAACCATTTACAGTGATcatatgtacatttgtgtgtgcagacacacgtgacctcaaaaatatttgttaacATCCTAGTACTCTGGGCATAAACCCAAGAGAGCAGTCATATATATTCCTTTAGAGAGTCAAGTTCTATATCTACACACGTCACAGGGTCATGCTTTCAAAAAATACAGGTCAAATCCCACAAGTATACAAGATATATGACAGATGCACATTCATGTCCCCAGTGCATCTTGAGCATTTCCATGCTTCCAGGTGATTTCAGACAAGGTTCCAAGGTCCTCATCTCTCTAGCCATTACTGAGAAAATACTGCTCTTTATGTGGTCTCGGGTAGCTGTCCATCACCTCCTTTTTCATTCTCAGCAGGAAGGACACCTTTGCAGTTCACACAGACTAAGCCACTAGGAGCCCCTCTCTCACCACCTTATTTAATGTTTGATTGTGAGCCCACAAGAGCTGCCAacttcctctctccaccccttcGTCCCCAGAACGGTCCAGCCCAAATCTCTGTGAGTAAAGCATCCCCCAGGGAAACAAATCCATGTTGTTGGATATCAGGCTATGGAAGAAGCTGGCTGTGACCTTGATCCAGGGGTCTTCTACCCCCACCTTCCTGGGACAGTGTTTTAACCTAAGggaaggagactgggaaagggatgTTGAGAGCAAGTGCTGTTTggccatctccctcctccccagatcCCTCAAAACCTCCATGACATAGTACAAATTTATGCCTGGCAGAGACTGGTCTTCATATCCACCCCAGCCAGTTCTGCATCCTGTGTTCAGGACTCCAATCTCACCTCCCTCCTCATTCCCAATGTCCACTCACAGCAAGAACACACCACGTCTCAGGCCACGGAATTCCCTGTATGCCAGCCAGGGCATCGGGGCTTGCCGACACGGGACCATCCTCTCCACCTGGTACAGCTtctcagcatcctcaggcagcatCACAGACACAATCTGTGTTCCCCCTGCACTGTGCCTGTGGTGAAGCACAGAGCCCTGCTGTAAGTGGAATGTCCTCCACCTGAGCTCGCTGCACAGCCAGCCCTGTCAGTGTGCTCTCTCATCTCATCCTCTCCTAGCCCTTGCTTCCCCCACAGGAGGACTCTCCCAGTGTCTGCACTCCACTTTAGCACTCTGTCCTCTTAGCAGTGAGAAGTGCCTTTCTCTGTCCATGTGGAGAGCCCATGCATCAGGCCCAGAAcctcctgttctccctccctgtcttcctaaAGATGgaatgcctggtgcccactggAGAATGCAGCACCTCATACCCTGCAGAGCCTGGGCAACCAGAGGACAAGAAGCTATGTCTGTGCCTGGCTATGGGGAAGGAAAGCCCTTACCTGAAAATGGGCCCCAGCTCCTGGAAGGCCTGGTGCACCTCCAGGTGTAGGTTCTCTTGGCCCTGCTCCCTCAGGATCTGTATCATCTTCAGCCACTTGTTCCTGGAGTATTGTGGTATGGCTTCAAAGGGCTTCGGTGTCTTGGGGGCCAGTGTTGCCGTAGTGCCCAGTGCCCTCGTCCATTGCAGGCACTGCCAGGGTCTTGCCcacacatctgctgtcaccctgAGAGCCATTGccatcctcctctcttcctgtgtttAGTCCGTGGCCTTTTATCTTCTCTTGAAGACATGAATCGCTGACTGATAATGTCACTGCAGGATGTGTCCCTGGACTTGCCCTAGAAATGTATACTGAGCTGATGGTTCTTCTGGAGGTAGAGGCTTTCTCCCTTGTCCTACCTCTGCAATGCCTGCTgctgggtgggaaggtgggagggtgCAGACTCTACTTTAACACTCAAAAATAGTCCAATGGTGGTCtatttttctcctcccccacGGTGAGAGCTGTTAGATGCACATATTTTCCCTTTGTGGAACCTTGAATGATTCATCCTAGTTTAAAATTCCCTAGCCAAATTTAGGGAGTGGGTTTTTACTCACTGTCCTGATTTACGGTTAAGTGTTGGCTTTTAGAATTTCTCATTTCTCTCCAAATTGAGCAATAACAATGACTCCATTTGTCATAGGGTAAGAGGATGACTTAGTTGGTGAACTAGGAGAACCTGAGTCCAGATCTCTCAGAGCCTTGTAAAAAGCTAGGCCATTAGTGTGGGAGTCTAAACCCAGCATTGTGAGAGCTGAGAGGGACAGATACCAGAGCTTTCCAAGAGCAAatgtacacgtgtacacacacatatgcacacatgctctcacacacacacacgcacatatgtgtatacatgggtaTTTGCCAACACATTTCTGATGTTCTGATGTTTCTTATAAAgaagagatttttgttgttgttcttgccaCACAAAGActttctgtgtgaccctggctgttctgggacttgctttgtggGCCTGGCTGTTTGCTACGTTTTAAGCTGCTTACTGAAAGGCTCCATTAGATCACAGATGGTATAGCAACCCTGCTCCCAGACAGATTAAGCTATGCCCCTGAGGCAAACAGGTTCCTCAAAAATTATAGGAGCTGACCCTTAAATATAAATCGGGACAGTTAGAAAATCCCACCATCCGTATCTGGCTAGTGATTTCTAAGTCAGGATGAATCATTCAAGGCTccacaataaaagtaaatatgtgcatgtgaggaCTCTCAccctggggaggagaaagaaggttgCTACTGTGGAAGAGCATTCAGCTCCAGTAAAAGACGGGAGTCGTGCAagccctgtccctctccctcagaGCTGCAAGATCAATCTGTGGTTTTGTCCAGTATCTGGGTCCTTGGCAGAGTTCATCAGTGCTATTTCCCATTTCCACTCTGAACCCTTCAGAAGTCAGGCCTTTCTTTTGCTCAGGGGGTGTCTCTGAAGGTTCCCTTTCAGACTCCCCCAGTCAGTCCCACCTCCTGCATGTCACAGCTGCCTCTCTTATCCTACTTCAAGATTCTGATGGAGCCATTCTCCAGACTTGTGAAGAAAAGCCTCAATTTCCCCTTCAGCTCCAGTGACATCAGCTCTTGTCTTCTGACCTGACTCTGTCGCTTCCCCAACCTCCCCACTTAAAGGCCCAATCATAACCACTCTGGTGTCTGGGTTTTCTCTACTATTACAAGAAGTGACTCTTGATGGCCTGCTTGCAAGACAAGATACATTTAGAACCCATCAGAGAATCACAAATAAGTGGGAGGTGCTAGCTTCCTGACATCCCTAGCTAGCGACTGGCCAGAGAGAAATCTACCAGCAGATCACTGACCTTGGTTTCTCTTCAACTTTTTATGTAATCTTCACTGTTGTCACTTTTCATTTCCCTGGCTACTGTATTGCTAAGGGGTATTGTGAATGACTGTGAGTGAAAAGTCATTGTGATTTTTGCCTGAGGAAGTTAAGAATCGATGCACACTCTTCTTGTCAGACTCCTAGAAGCAACGATCAGCTCAGAGCTGTGTGAAGTCTTTGGGGTTTTCTCAGGTATAGAGCCGCATCGCAAAGTGGAGACTAAGATCAACCACGTATGAGGACATCACAATGCAGCCAATGCTTTGTGTACTGACTTAAAAGATATTAATATTGAAGAATTAATCACTATAGCACATAGGCCAGTTGCCTTGAGACAGCATGTTCTAAGCAGGGGACAGGCAGAGGAGGGAGCTCACATTGTGGTCTCAGGAAATGGAAGAGCTGAGTCCTGGATCCTACCAGCCCCACCAAGAACACAACCGTGAAGaccaggcttccttccactgagctatacccccataAACCTCACCACCTCACAGTGGTGTGATGAGCTGGAACCCTTTCCTTGGCGATAGGGGACGCTGAATCACAAGTACACCCTGCATGGCAGATCATATAGGCTCTGACCATCATGGCAAAAGACTTCAAACTGGGACTTCAACAACACAAGTTTATTCTTCACAGCCAAGGGAGTGATTGAGTGATGGAGCCAAGACTGCAGGAGTTCCAACCGCTTTCCTCGGCTTACAGAAGTC
This window harbors:
- the LOC116912548 gene encoding cytochrome P450 11B1, mitochondrial-like, translating into MAMALRVTADVWARPWQCLQWTRALGTTATLAPKTPKPFEAIPQYSRNKWLKMIQILREQGQENLHLEVHQAFQELGPIFRHSAGGTQIVSVMLPEDAEKLYQVERMVPCRQAPMPWLAYREFRGLRRGVFLLNGADWRFTRLQLNPNMLSPKAIQYFVPLVDVVARDFVENLKKRMLENVHGSMSIDIQSNMFNYTMKANHFVIFGERLGLTGHDLNPEHLKFTHALDSMFKSTTQLMFLPKSLTRWTSTGVWKGHFESWDIISEYVTKSIKNVYRELAEGRQQSWSVMSEMVAQSTLSMDAIHANAMELIVGSVDTTGTSLVMTLFELARNPDVQQALRQESLAAEASIAANPQKAMSDLPLLRAALKETLRLYPVGSCLDRIVDSDLVLQNYHVPAGMLKTFQVETLRQEDMQMAYRYVLMPSSSPVLTFRPVS